A single window of Halosolutus gelatinilyticus DNA harbors:
- a CDS encoding beta-glucosidase family protein codes for MTPTPAAVEFRRRKRALTRRDIAPRAKGGSIAVNLSRLQPVSLPSYRIEMAGSLRTNDGAEDADRIAEVVEALTLEEKVRLVHGTYPDWGAPKAGAAGYLPPIDRLDIPALRFEDGPLGVKSTGGTAFPASLALSAAFDVDLAEEFGEAIGSEARESGVDVILAPACNLVRVPTCGRNFEYYGEDPFHSARVTAATVRGIQSRDVVATPKHYVANTQEHERVSVSAEVDERTLRERYLPAFEAAVEDGDAGAVMAAYNRVNGTYATEHRKLLTDVLKDEFEFEGPVVSDWWAVQNGPDAARAGLDLEMPGVGAIDWAAMLDDRLQLLRFVETVWPETVPGPEEAAAWLFENKGGPGGDASPHRSSFARTLPRELDRDGFAEDRLDEMVERVLTLHERVGALDGQRRSVAGPPPTHRELAKRIATSGAVLLKNAAETLPLDREAAVAVIGPHIDEAKTGGGGSSAVRATESVSPIEGIRARSTGRVVAERGHPPIETSPPFGRKVPSLGRIASAWTSPIEDARSAAGDADVAVLVVQDDAAEGRDRDSLSLPGRQDALISAVADIAERTIVVLQTAGPVEMPWIDSVDAVLELWYPGQEAGTAIASLLYGETDPGGRLPVTFAAADEYPAASAERYPGVDGPRDYPEAKHDEGVFVGYRHVDEYGIEPLFPFGHGLSYAAFEYDDFDVSFDETGPSVTVTVENAGERRGRDVVQLYVRDRDASVPRPPRELAGFEAISLGAGETRTIDVGVDERAFAVYETEQGEWVTEGGEFALDVGRSSRNIRATAAVER; via the coding sequence GTGACGCCCACGCCGGCGGCCGTCGAATTTCGGCGGCGAAAGCGCGCTCTGACCCGGCGGGATATCGCACCGCGTGCGAAGGGCGGCTCCATCGCCGTCAATTTATCACGGTTGCAACCCGTATCGCTACCCAGCTATCGTATCGAAATGGCAGGATCTCTACGAACGAACGACGGAGCGGAAGACGCGGACAGGATCGCAGAAGTCGTCGAGGCGCTTACGCTCGAAGAGAAAGTACGGCTCGTTCACGGGACCTATCCCGACTGGGGGGCCCCGAAAGCGGGCGCCGCCGGATATCTCCCACCGATCGATCGACTCGATATTCCGGCGCTTCGGTTCGAAGACGGGCCGCTGGGAGTGAAGTCGACGGGCGGAACCGCGTTCCCGGCGTCCCTCGCGCTCAGTGCCGCCTTCGACGTCGATCTCGCCGAGGAGTTCGGCGAGGCGATCGGTTCCGAGGCCCGGGAGAGCGGCGTCGACGTCATCCTCGCACCGGCGTGCAATCTCGTTCGCGTCCCGACCTGCGGCCGCAACTTCGAGTACTACGGCGAGGATCCCTTCCACTCCGCGCGCGTCACCGCGGCGACGGTCCGCGGCATCCAATCGCGGGACGTGGTTGCGACCCCGAAACACTACGTTGCGAACACCCAGGAGCACGAACGCGTCAGCGTGAGCGCCGAGGTCGACGAGCGTACGCTCCGCGAGCGGTACCTCCCGGCGTTCGAGGCGGCGGTCGAGGACGGTGACGCGGGCGCGGTGATGGCGGCGTACAACCGCGTGAACGGCACCTACGCGACGGAACACCGGAAGCTGCTCACCGACGTCCTCAAAGACGAGTTCGAGTTCGAGGGCCCGGTCGTCTCCGACTGGTGGGCCGTTCAAAACGGACCCGACGCTGCGAGGGCGGGACTCGACCTCGAGATGCCGGGCGTGGGAGCAATCGATTGGGCGGCGATGCTTGACGATCGATTGCAACTCCTCCGGTTCGTCGAGACCGTCTGGCCTGAGACGGTACCGGGGCCGGAAGAGGCGGCCGCGTGGCTGTTCGAAAACAAGGGCGGGCCGGGCGGCGACGCCAGTCCACACCGATCGTCGTTCGCGCGAACGCTTCCCCGCGAACTCGATCGGGACGGGTTCGCGGAGGACCGACTCGACGAGATGGTCGAACGGGTCCTCACGCTTCATGAGCGAGTCGGCGCGCTCGACGGGCAGCGACGATCGGTCGCCGGACCCCCACCGACGCACCGCGAACTCGCAAAACGGATCGCGACCAGCGGAGCGGTTCTCTTGAAGAACGCGGCCGAAACGCTCCCGCTCGACCGCGAGGCGGCGGTCGCCGTGATTGGTCCGCACATCGATGAGGCCAAGACCGGCGGCGGCGGTAGTTCGGCGGTCCGAGCGACGGAATCCGTCAGCCCGATCGAAGGAATCCGGGCGCGGAGCACCGGGCGCGTCGTCGCCGAGCGGGGCCACCCGCCGATCGAGACGTCGCCGCCCTTCGGACGGAAGGTGCCGTCGCTCGGCAGGATAGCGTCGGCCTGGACCTCTCCGATCGAAGACGCCCGATCAGCCGCCGGGGACGCGGATGTCGCCGTGCTCGTCGTTCAGGACGACGCCGCCGAAGGACGCGACCGGGACTCCCTCTCGCTCCCGGGGCGTCAGGACGCACTGATTTCGGCCGTCGCCGACATCGCCGAGCGAACGATCGTCGTGCTCCAGACGGCGGGTCCGGTCGAGATGCCCTGGATCGACTCCGTCGACGCCGTACTGGAACTGTGGTACCCCGGCCAGGAAGCAGGAACCGCGATCGCGTCGCTCCTCTACGGCGAGACCGATCCGGGCGGGCGCCTTCCGGTGACGTTCGCGGCCGCGGACGAGTATCCGGCGGCTTCGGCGGAGAGATATCCAGGCGTCGACGGGCCCCGCGACTATCCGGAGGCGAAGCACGACGAAGGCGTGTTCGTCGGCTACCGACACGTCGACGAGTACGGTATTGAGCCGCTGTTCCCGTTCGGCCACGGATTGAGTTACGCGGCGTTCGAGTACGACGACTTCGATGTCTCCTTCGACGAGACTGGTCCATCCGTTACGGTAACTGTCGAAAACGCCGGCGAACGCCGCGGTCGCGACGTCGTGCAACTGTACGTGCGCGATCGGGACGCGAGCGTTCCCCGTCCGCCCCGCGAACTCGCCGGATTCGAGGCGATTTCACTCGGCGCTGGCGAGACTCGGACGATCGACGTCGGCGTCGACGAACGGGCGTTCGCCGTGTACGAGACGGAGCAGGGTGAGTGGGTGACTGAAGGCGGGGAGTTCGCACTCGATGTCGGTCGATCGTCGCGGAATATCCGCGCGACTGCGGCGGTCGAACGATGA